One Palaemon carinicauda isolate YSFRI2023 chromosome 5, ASM3689809v2, whole genome shotgun sequence DNA window includes the following coding sequences:
- the LOC137640727 gene encoding uncharacterized protein yields MPPNRGHSWLPGPVQALDAGVHIPFAEDHNMDSENRTTNNVGGSPQEHVCPPPLKGMLPSMISSHAINGRVKEVFDWIANGGNINASDGNCHTLLHIACQHQQAELLKKLLEHPDIHFNPRILPKMGLTPIGIAACFEDTKILEILLDCAKSEKCVLSHTFLMEKGQKNIRTSAIIGAGQNQRWKAVRLLLEHYRDIKEGEAFSIFTNAIEDYQFDIAETIISGKFPFRDKDFSTHAHDVYQRKQWTLLDAIFRKCIRHNNDSCLKVFYSMYVSEDWENMEKCLCLLNGRVKIHSELLEHLMDEDHSQAERILATVRDRKEVVTGTLLAACICGTSEELADVLLNQNGVYYSNQTLDWALLLASMFYNVEFMQTLLLIKTFSFKILVRSHRASKYSEITEATELIGKIIDERVKKFSEVRPLR; encoded by the exons ATGCCGCCTAACCGCGGTCACTCCTGGCTCCCTGGCCCAGTTCAAGCCCTCGATGCTGGCGTGCATATCCCGTTCGCT GAGGATCACAACATGGATTCCGAAAACAGGACAACAAACAACGTAGGAGGATCTCCTCAGGAGCACGTCTGCCCTCCACCGTTGAAAGGAATGTTGCCCTCG ATGATTTCAAGCCACGCAATTAACGGGAGAGTGAAAGAGGTCTTCGACTGGATAGCGAACGGCGGAAACATCAATGCCAGTGACGGAAATTGCCACACGCTGTTGCACATTGCATGTCAACACCAGCAAGCCGAGTTGCTCAAGAAACTTCTAGAACATCCAGATATCCATTTCAATCCTCGCATACTTCCGAAGATGGGTCTGACGCCGATAGGAATTGCGGCTTGTTTTGAAGACACTAAAATCCTGGAGATTCTTTTGGATTGCGCAAAGTCCGAAAAG TGCGTCCTAAGCCACACGTTTCTCATGGAAAAAGGCCAAAAGAACATCAGAACATCGGCTATCATCGGAGCAGGGCAAAACCAGCGCTGGAAAGCGGTTCGACTCCTCCTGGAACATTACCGAGACATTAAAGAGGGGGAAGCCTTTAGCATATTCACAAATGCGATCGAGGACTATCAGTTCGACATCGCCGAGACCATCATAAGCGGCAAGTTTCCCTTCAGAGATAAAGACTTCAGCACCCATGCGCACGACGTCTACCAACGCAAGCAGTGGACCCTGCTGGACGCCATCTTCCGCAAGTGCATTCGACACAACAACGACAGCTGCTTGAAGGTGTTCTATTCTATGTATGTGAGCGAAGACTGGGAAAACATGGAGAAGTGTCTCTGTCTGTTGAACGGAAGAGTTAAAATTCATTCTGAGTTACTCGAACACTTGATGGACGAAGATCATAGCCAGGCGGAGAGGATTCTCGCGACAGTTCGAGATAGAAAGGAGGTTGTGACCGGGACTTTACTCGCTGCCTGTATTTGCGGGACGAGCGAAGAGCTGGCTGACGTTTTACTAAACCAGAATGGCGTTTATTACTCAAACCAAACATTAGACTGGGCTCTGTTGCTGGCATCGATGTTCTACAACGTAGAATTCATGCAGACACTCCTCCtcatcaagacatttagctttaaaATACTCGTGCGGTCGCATCGCGCATCCAAATATTCGGAGATTACAGAGGCGACGGAGCTGATTGGCAAAATCATAGACGAGAGGGTTAAGAAATTCTCAGAGGTGAGACCCCTTAGATAA